A single window of Girardinichthys multiradiatus isolate DD_20200921_A chromosome 15, DD_fGirMul_XY1, whole genome shotgun sequence DNA harbors:
- the LOC124881842 gene encoding trace amine-associated receptor 1-like — MKLYFANFSINSTDFSNVKPCYSIASYLPTETPTILCLFFNVFIGSIAAVTVCGNLLVIIAIIYFRQLHTPTNALILSLAVADLLVGAVVFPLTIEFSLSSCMYHEDLLCKVRSSFDITLSTCSILNLCCISIDRYYAVCQPLTYRTKVSSHVVVVMILVSWGVPAAVAIALVGFNRTKCRQNCFFTVVLGKILIVLITFYSPLLVMICIYLKIFFVAQRQVYSIHSIKNSGGSVSIMERKATKTLAIVMGVFLLCWLPSFLCTTILTFSNASKPGPLIEILNWLALSNSTFNPFIYALFYSWFRSAFKMIISGKIILGDFTNFKLV, encoded by the coding sequence ATGAAACtttattttgctaattttaGTATAAACAGTACTGATTTTTCTAATGTAAAGCCATGCTATAGCATTGCCTCCTATCTACCAACAGAAACTCCTACcatattatgtttatttttcaatgtttttattggctCTATAGCAGCAGTAACTGTTTGTGGAAACCTTCTTGTAATAATCGCTATCATTTACTTCAGACAACTTCACACTCCTACCAATGCCCTCATCCTTTCTCTGGCTGTGGCTGATCTGCTAGTAGGGGCTGTGGTCTTTCCACTCACAATTGAGTTCTCATTAAGTTCATGCATGTATCATGAAGATTTATTGTGTAAAGTGAGAAGCAGCTTTGATATAACACTGAGCACATGTTCTATTCTGAATCTATGTTGCATTTCTATTGACAGATATTATGCAGTGTGCCAGCCACTGACATACAGAACTAAAGTAAGCAGTCATGTTGTTGTGGTGATGATCTTGGTAAGCTGGGGTGTTCCAGCTGCAGTTGCCATTGCTCTGGTAGgatttaacagaacaaaatgtagacaaaactgtttttttactgtTGTGCTAGGAAAAATTCTGATAGTCCTGATTACATTTTACTCACCACTGTTGGTAATGATATGCATCTacctaaagattttttttgtcgCACAAAGACAAGTGTACAGCATTCACAGCATTAAAAACTCTGGAGGATCTGTTAGCATAATGGAGCGGAAGGCTACAAAAACATTAGCAATTGTAATGGGAGTTTTTCTGCTGTGTTGGCTGCCTTCCTTTCTTTGTACAACTATTCTTACTTTCAGTAATGCTTCAAAGCCTGGGCCTCTGATAGAAATACTTAACTGGCTTGCGCTTTCTAATTCAACATTCAATCCATttatttatgctttattttataGCTGGTTCAGGTCAGCATTCAAAATGATAATTtcaggaaaaattattttaggaGATTTTACTAActttaaacttgtttaa